The Spirulina subsalsa PCC 9445 region ACATTGGCGTTTTGTCGTGGTGAAAAACCCGGAATTACGGCAACAAATTCGCGCTGCCGCTTGGGATCAAGCACAGGTCACGGACGCATCCATTGTTATTTTACTCTGTGGGGATCTCAAAGCTTGGGCAAAAGACCCCCAACGCTATTGGCGCAATGCCCCGGCTGAGGTGCAAAATGTTTTAGTCCCGATGATTGGTTCTTTTTATGAAGGCAAAGAACAGTTAGCGCGAGATGAGGTCATGCGCTCTACAGGGCTTGCAGGTCAAACTATTATGTTAGCGGCGAAGGCAATGGGTTATGATAGCTGTCCGATGATTGGGTTTGACCCGGTGAAGGTGGCGGACATCATTAAACTGCCGGAAGATTACGTTATTTCGTTTATGATCACGGTAGGGAAAGCTATCCAACCCGCCCGACCTCGTGGGGGTCAATTGGCTTTAGAAGAAGTGTTAGTTTACGACACTTTTTAACGGGGGTTTGCTGAGAAAGTCCAAGAGTTGGGTGTCGGGTATCGGGGAACAGGGAATAGGGAATAGGGAATAATGTCATTGCAAGGTACGAAGCAATCTAGTCAGGAGTCGGGAGATTGTCTCTCCCCTGCTCCCCTAGCAGACTTATTCAGCAAGCCCTACTTAGGGTCTGCTGAATATCCATCTAAGCACTGTTACTAGGACTTTCGATTGGGAGTGAGAAAGTGCAAGGTTTTAGGGATAAAGAATCAAAAAGGCTTACCTTTTTCTGATTCCCCCTGTTCCCTAGCCCCACGAGCAGACTTATTCAGCAAGCCCTACTTAGACTTTCGCTTGTTCTAAAATCAACTTGGCCCGCTTCACATTCTCCGGAATCGTAATGGGATAATTCCCGGTGAAACAAGCGGAACAGAAATGATTAATATCCTCTCCCGTTGTTTCTAACATTCCCTCCCAACTCAAATAGGTCAAAGAATCAACCCCAATCTGTTGGGCAATTTCTTCAATAGTTTTGGTCGCGGCAATTAATTGATCTTGAGTGTCCGTATCCAAACCATAGAAACAAGGATGAGTCACGGGGGGTGAGGAAATCTTCATGTGAACTTCCGTCGCCCCGGCATCTCGCAAGGCTTTGACGATTTTTTTACTGGTAGTTCCCCGCACAATGGAATCATCGACTAAAACTACCCGTTTCCCCGCTAAAACATCCCGTAAGGGGTTTAATTTCATGCGAATCCCTGACTCTCGCATGGCTTGGGTCGGTTGGATAAAGGTACGCCCCACATAACGGTTTTTGATTAATCCTTCGCCGTAGGGAATGCCCGACTTTTTGGCGTAACCAATGGCGGCCGGAACGCCGGAATCGGGGACGGCAATCACAATATCTGCGTCGGTGTGGGACTCTTCGGCTAAACGTTCCCCAATGCGTATCCGGTAACTATACAAGCTTTCGTCATGCACCACACTATCAGGACGGGCGAAGTAAATCATCTCGAAAACACACATTTTGGGCTGGGGTTTTTCGGCCCAGTGGAAAGAGGCCATCCCC contains the following coding sequences:
- a CDS encoding nitroreductase family protein, which produces MDTFQAIQERRAIKHFDPNHTMTDQEISTLLGAAILSPTSFNIQHWRFVVVKNPELRQQIRAAAWDQAQVTDASIVILLCGDLKAWAKDPQRYWRNAPAEVQNVLVPMIGSFYEGKEQLARDEVMRSTGLAGQTIMLAAKAMGYDSCPMIGFDPVKVADIIKLPEDYVISFMITVGKAIQPARPRGGQLALEEVLVYDTF